A window of Thermus antranikianii DSM 12462 contains these coding sequences:
- a CDS encoding uracil-DNA glycosylase: MTLELLQAQARACTACRLAEGRTQVVFGEGNPDAQLMIVGEGPGEEEDKTGRPFVGKAGQLLNRILEAAGIPRESVYITNIVKCRPPGNRAPLPDEAKVCTDKWLLKQIELIAPQIIVPLGAVAAEFFLGEKVSITKVRGQWFEWHGIRVFPMFHPAYLLRNPSRTPGSPKHLTWLDIQEVKRALDALPPKERRQVKTVSQEPLF; encoded by the coding sequence ATGACCCTGGAACTATTACAAGCTCAGGCCAGGGCCTGCACCGCCTGCCGCTTGGCGGAAGGCCGCACCCAGGTGGTCTTCGGGGAAGGGAACCCTGACGCCCAGCTGATGATCGTGGGGGAAGGGCCGGGCGAAGAGGAGGACAAGACGGGGCGCCCCTTCGTGGGGAAAGCGGGGCAGCTTCTCAACCGGATCCTCGAGGCCGCCGGCATCCCCCGGGAATCCGTTTACATCACCAACATCGTCAAGTGCCGCCCCCCGGGAAACCGCGCCCCCCTTCCCGACGAGGCCAAGGTCTGCACGGACAAGTGGCTCCTCAAGCAGATCGAGCTCATCGCCCCCCAGATCATCGTCCCCTTGGGAGCGGTGGCAGCGGAGTTCTTCCTCGGGGAGAAGGTTTCCATCACCAAGGTGCGGGGACAGTGGTTTGAGTGGCACGGGATCCGGGTCTTTCCCATGTTCCACCCCGCCTACCTCCTGCGAAACCCGAGCCGTACCCCGGGAAGCCCCAAGCACCTCACCTGGCTGGACATCCAGGAGGTGAAGCGGGCCCTGGATGCCCTTCCCCCCAAGGAACGCCGCCAGGTGAAGACGGTGAGCCAGGAGCCCCTCTTCTAG
- the hisD gene encoding histidinol dehydrogenase: MIYRAEEVRERFARRGLSFDPTVEEIVRGILAAVREEGDAALDRFSLDLDGHPVEEIPKKAWRQAYEDLDEELRDALETAKERIEAFYREEAKGGFLKADASGLLGQLVRPLSRVGVYVPGGSAPLLSSLLMSVVPAKVAGVAEVIVASPPKVHPGVLAAAWVAGADRLFAMGGAQAIAALAYGTKRVPRVDKIVGPGNAYVVAAKRQVFGAVGIDGLAGPTETLIVADGSASPRLLAADLLAQAEHGPDSEPWLLSPDRALLEKVEAELFRQLQDLPRGEIARKALERGGLVQTQDLEEAFALANLYAPEHLCLALADPLPWLGRVQNAGGVFLGEGSPEALGDYIAGPSHVMPTSGTARFQGGLALRDFLKVIPVMGLAEGAVRELSRKGALLARAEGLEAHARALDLRS, encoded by the coding sequence ATGATCTACCGCGCGGAGGAGGTGAGGGAGCGCTTCGCCCGCCGGGGCCTTTCCTTTGACCCCACGGTGGAGGAGATCGTGCGGGGTATCCTGGCCGCGGTGCGGGAGGAAGGGGATGCGGCCTTGGACCGCTTTAGCCTGGATCTGGACGGCCACCCTGTGGAGGAGATCCCCAAGAAGGCCTGGCGTCAGGCCTACGAGGATCTGGACGAGGAGCTCAGGGATGCCTTGGAGACCGCCAAGGAGCGCATAGAGGCCTTCTATCGGGAGGAGGCCAAGGGGGGATTTTTGAAGGCGGATGCCAGCGGCCTTCTGGGCCAGCTGGTCCGCCCCCTTTCCCGGGTGGGGGTGTACGTCCCCGGGGGGAGCGCCCCCTTGCTTTCCAGCCTCCTCATGAGCGTGGTGCCCGCCAAGGTGGCCGGGGTGGCGGAGGTGATCGTGGCCAGCCCCCCAAAGGTCCACCCCGGGGTGCTGGCCGCCGCCTGGGTGGCGGGGGCGGACCGGCTTTTCGCCATGGGTGGGGCCCAGGCCATCGCCGCCCTGGCCTACGGCACCAAGCGGGTTCCCCGGGTGGACAAGATCGTGGGGCCGGGGAACGCCTACGTGGTGGCCGCCAAGCGCCAGGTCTTCGGTGCCGTGGGCATAGACGGCCTGGCCGGCCCCACGGAGACCCTGATCGTGGCCGACGGCTCCGCCTCCCCCAGGCTCTTGGCCGCTGACCTCCTGGCCCAGGCGGAGCACGGCCCGGACTCCGAGCCCTGGCTCCTCTCCCCGGACCGGGCCCTTTTGGAGAAGGTGGAGGCGGAGCTCTTCCGCCAGCTCCAGGACCTCCCCCGGGGGGAGATTGCCCGGAAGGCCCTGGAGCGGGGTGGGCTGGTGCAGACCCAGGACCTGGAGGAGGCCTTCGCCCTGGCCAACCTCTACGCCCCCGAGCACCTCTGCCTGGCCCTGGCCGACCCCCTTCCCTGGCTGGGCCGGGTGCAGAACGCCGGTGGGGTCTTCCTGGGGGAGGGTAGCCCCGAGGCCCTGGGGGACTACATCGCCGGGCCCAGCCACGTGATGCCCACCTCGGGCACGGCCCGCTTCCAGGGGGGGCTTGCCCTCCGGGACTTCCTCAAGGTCATTCCCGTCATGGGCCTGGCGGAAGGGGCGGTGAGGGAGCTTTCCCGCAAGGGGGCCCTCCTGGCCCGGGCGGAGGGCCTCGAGGCCCACGCCCGCGCCTTGGACCTGCGGTCATGA
- a CDS encoding ABC transporter substrate-binding protein: protein MRLFHELLGPLELPDRFLRIVSLAPNLTDALFALGLGERLVGRSAFCHRPAQVLSLPVVASYTKTRTELLRSLEPDLVLLSTGVQREQALRLKEAGFPVFAVPLPTSPYGILENLSTLGHLLDLEERASELAHQLAGRYAALKGRFALRVYFEMDLGGPITVGRGSYIAQALLHLGLRPIFLDVPQAYFVPDLSEVARRKPDLFLYEPKPWGKNPLEKAQALARERGWDLPVVATDGDELAHYGPMFFGFLEKLAGRVAQTLAQA, encoded by the coding sequence ATGAGGCTCTTCCACGAGCTTCTGGGGCCCCTGGAGCTCCCCGACCGCTTTTTGCGCATCGTCAGCCTGGCTCCCAACCTCACCGACGCCCTCTTCGCCCTGGGGCTGGGGGAGCGGCTGGTGGGCCGGAGCGCCTTCTGCCACCGCCCGGCCCAGGTGCTCTCCCTGCCGGTGGTGGCCTCCTACACCAAGACCCGTACGGAACTCCTCAGGAGCCTGGAGCCGGATTTGGTCCTCCTCTCCACCGGGGTACAGCGGGAGCAGGCGTTAAGGCTTAAGGAGGCGGGCTTCCCCGTCTTCGCCGTGCCCCTGCCCACCAGTCCCTACGGCATCCTGGAGAACCTCTCCACCCTGGGCCACCTCCTGGACCTGGAGGAGCGGGCCTCAGAGCTGGCCCATCAGCTTGCCGGGCGCTACGCCGCCCTCAAGGGACGCTTTGCCCTTAGGGTCTACTTTGAGATGGACCTGGGGGGGCCCATCACCGTGGGGCGGGGAAGCTACATCGCCCAGGCCCTCTTGCACCTGGGCCTGAGGCCCATCTTCCTGGACGTGCCCCAGGCCTACTTCGTCCCCGACCTCTCCGAGGTGGCCCGCCGCAAGCCGGACCTCTTCCTCTACGAGCCCAAGCCCTGGGGCAAAAACCCCCTGGAGAAGGCCCAGGCCCTGGCCCGGGAGCGGGGCTGGGACCTCCCCGTGGTGGCCACGGATGGGGACGAGTTGGCCCACTACGGGCCCATGTTCTTCGGCTTCCTGGAAAAGCTGGCCGGGCGGGTGGCCCAAACCTTAGCCCAGGCTTAA
- a CDS encoding S8 family peptidase: MAIIDTGYLAHVDMAGRWYLPSAQLDVADGDADPTDDTPKGRGHGLAVASVLGAVTGNALGMAGVTWQGRVLPLKVARSRDGEITTAYLATAVNRAVDLGARVVNLSVGGPISDPALENSLASARQQGVVLVAAVGNSGTDGIFYPAGSPSVIAVGAVNNTKQKAYFSNCGQELDLVAPGQGVVAALPNDDYGSGSGTSFAAPVVSGVVALYMSHFKAQKGSWPTPDQVYACLAAAAEDLGPSGHDTGYGFGLVRADRIFSSAYASVCFP, from the coding sequence ATGGCTATCATAGATACTGGCTACCTTGCCCACGTGGACATGGCCGGGAGGTGGTACCTTCCCAGTGCTCAGCTTGACGTTGCTGATGGGGACGCCGACCCCACGGATGATACCCCCAAGGGTAGAGGGCATGGTCTAGCCGTGGCCTCGGTTCTAGGAGCGGTTACCGGCAACGCTCTGGGAATGGCCGGGGTGACCTGGCAGGGGAGAGTTCTCCCTCTGAAAGTAGCCCGATCCCGAGACGGGGAAATAACAACCGCTTATCTGGCCACTGCCGTGAACCGGGCAGTGGATTTAGGGGCTAGGGTGGTTAACCTTTCGGTCGGAGGACCTATCTCCGACCCTGCTCTTGAAAACTCCTTGGCCAGTGCGCGGCAGCAGGGTGTCGTTCTGGTAGCCGCAGTGGGGAATAGCGGAACGGACGGGATTTTTTATCCCGCCGGCTCCCCTTCGGTTATTGCCGTGGGGGCGGTGAACAATACTAAGCAAAAGGCGTACTTCTCCAACTGCGGGCAGGAGCTGGACCTGGTGGCGCCGGGGCAGGGGGTAGTGGCGGCCTTGCCCAACGATGACTATGGTTCTGGGTCCGGTACCTCCTTTGCTGCTCCCGTCGTGAGTGGGGTGGTGGCCCTTTATATGAGCCACTTTAAGGCGCAAAAAGGGTCGTGGCCCACTCCAGATCAGGTCTATGCTTGTCTTGCTGCCGCTGCTGAGGACCTCGGTCCTTCTGGCCACGACACCGGCTACGGTTTCGGCCTGGTGCGGGCCGACCGCATCTTTTCCTCCGCCTACGCCTCCGTCTGCTTCCCCTAA
- a CDS encoding LCP family protein gives MRRFILLLLLASLVALGLWAYPLVGPVARHGALPAPEGLKAPLTLLVYGSSPEYVGYHRRAPERFRGLADTILLVRLDPLAQRVVVLSIPRDVWVELPGHGWHKVNAASPLGGPELMKEAVARLTGIRAERYMVVSTEALRRGVDALGGVRVCVDKPMRYRDMAAGLDINLEPGCQVLNGEQAEGYLRFRKDALGDIGRIQRQQAFFHALKEQLLSPAGLLRLPRVVAAVEPYVRTDLTRGEKGAILGFAMKRPGLVSLLLPGRFAGGWAVDQEALRELVAFYFTGEGGTGEAELDGRLVALVYGPGQEALAERARERLRALGLRVLAHPVDLAPSRTEVLENGPGRLAEALAQELGVPFRVSGEAILGADLTLRLGGDLPF, from the coding sequence GTGCGGAGGTTCATCCTCCTTCTCCTCCTGGCCTCTTTGGTGGCCCTGGGCCTTTGGGCCTACCCCCTCGTGGGTCCTGTGGCCCGGCACGGGGCCTTGCCCGCCCCGGAGGGCCTGAAGGCCCCCCTCACCCTCCTGGTCTACGGCTCCAGCCCCGAGTACGTGGGGTACCACAGGCGGGCCCCCGAGCGCTTCCGCGGCCTGGCGGACACCATCCTGCTGGTGCGGCTGGACCCCCTGGCCCAGCGGGTGGTGGTGCTCTCCATCCCCCGGGACGTGTGGGTGGAGCTGCCCGGCCACGGCTGGCACAAGGTGAACGCCGCAAGCCCCCTGGGAGGGCCAGAGCTCATGAAGGAAGCGGTGGCCCGCCTAACCGGCATCCGGGCCGAGCGCTACATGGTGGTGAGCACCGAGGCCCTGAGGAGGGGGGTGGACGCCCTGGGAGGGGTGCGGGTCTGCGTGGATAAGCCCATGCGCTACCGGGACATGGCCGCCGGCCTGGACATCAACCTGGAGCCGGGGTGCCAGGTCCTCAATGGGGAGCAAGCCGAGGGGTACCTGCGCTTCCGCAAGGATGCCCTGGGGGACATCGGGCGGATTCAGCGCCAGCAGGCCTTTTTCCACGCCCTCAAAGAGCAGCTTCTCTCCCCGGCGGGCCTTCTGCGCCTGCCCCGGGTGGTGGCGGCGGTGGAGCCCTATGTGCGGACCGACCTCACCCGGGGGGAGAAGGGGGCCATCCTGGGCTTCGCCATGAAGCGGCCCGGGCTGGTAAGCCTCCTCCTTCCGGGCCGTTTTGCGGGTGGGTGGGCGGTGGACCAGGAGGCCCTCAGGGAGCTCGTGGCCTTCTACTTCACGGGCGAGGGGGGGACGGGGGAGGCGGAGCTTGACGGCCGGCTGGTGGCCCTGGTCTATGGTCCCGGCCAGGAGGCCCTGGCGGAACGGGCCCGGGAGCGGTTGCGCGCCCTGGGGCTCAGGGTACTGGCTCACCCCGTGGACCTGGCGCCCAGCCGCACCGAGGTGCTGGAAAACGGTCCCGGGCGGCTGGCGGAGGCCCTGGCCCAGGAACTTGGGGTTCCCTTCCGTGTATCGGGAGAGGCGATCTTGGGGGCCGACCTCACCCTGCGCCTTGGCGGGGACCTGCCCTTTTAG
- the murJ gene encoding murein biosynthesis integral membrane protein MurJ — protein sequence MLRKVLLVMGGTLASRVLGLVRQAVFNALYPDALKDAFNVAYRVPNLLRELLAEGAVQNALIPLLKNLPEEEARSFARRFGAFLFGVNLLVLGLGYLLAPWVVNLLVAQESHLRQGEALGQVVYLTRLLLPFLLGISMAALFSALLQAEERFLPYALGPIAFNLVAIGLMALFPGDPTFLGLSVALGGLVQALVQLPFLRNYALEWRWHQAIAPALLRMGPFAFTTSLRQFLNLVLTHILTRYPPAAVTGFYNAEVIFQMVLGLFATSPAIALFPRMSALKGEELARFLTGPLKRLTLLLSLLGGMLVALAPFVVVLLFGLFGPLTPENRAYSTQVLAALGFAVLPWGVNTLLLRGLYALGRIREAVFASALVFLANTLGYWLLKDAGLFALNLATALAGYLGLFLYLRLLKREGVGIPELPGFLLKALLAGLPVASLGWVLGRVFPAAQAGEALLPLLLGGGLGLGVFLLAAWLLGLPLKALLARTPAGGNRGV from the coding sequence ATGCTGCGTAAGGTCCTCCTGGTCATGGGGGGCACCCTGGCCTCGAGGGTCTTGGGCCTGGTGCGCCAGGCGGTCTTCAACGCCCTGTACCCCGACGCCCTGAAGGATGCCTTCAACGTGGCCTACCGGGTGCCGAACCTCCTCCGGGAGCTTTTGGCGGAGGGGGCGGTGCAAAACGCCCTTATCCCCCTCCTGAAGAACCTGCCCGAAGAGGAGGCCCGGTCCTTTGCCCGGCGCTTTGGGGCGTTTCTCTTCGGGGTAAACCTCTTGGTCCTGGGCCTGGGTTATCTCTTGGCTCCCTGGGTGGTGAACCTGCTGGTGGCCCAGGAAAGCCACCTCCGGCAGGGGGAGGCCTTGGGGCAGGTGGTCTACCTCACCCGGCTTCTCTTGCCCTTTCTCCTGGGCATCTCCATGGCTGCCCTCTTCTCCGCTCTTCTTCAGGCGGAGGAGCGCTTCCTGCCCTACGCCCTGGGACCCATCGCCTTCAACCTGGTGGCCATCGGCCTCATGGCCCTCTTCCCCGGGGACCCCACCTTCTTGGGGCTTTCCGTGGCCCTGGGGGGGTTGGTCCAGGCCCTGGTGCAGCTTCCCTTTCTCAGGAATTACGCCCTGGAGTGGCGCTGGCACCAGGCCATTGCCCCGGCCCTTCTGCGCATGGGGCCCTTTGCCTTCACCACCTCCTTGCGGCAGTTTCTCAATCTGGTTCTCACCCACATCCTTACCCGCTACCCCCCAGCGGCGGTCACGGGGTTCTACAACGCCGAGGTGATCTTTCAGATGGTCCTGGGGCTTTTCGCCACCTCGCCCGCCATCGCCCTCTTCCCTAGGATGAGCGCCCTGAAGGGCGAGGAGCTGGCCCGCTTCCTTACAGGCCCCCTGAAGCGGCTTACCCTCCTCCTCTCCCTTCTCGGGGGGATGCTGGTGGCCCTGGCTCCCTTCGTGGTGGTCTTGCTCTTCGGCCTCTTTGGCCCCCTGACCCCGGAGAACCGGGCGTACAGCACCCAGGTCCTCGCCGCCTTGGGGTTTGCCGTCCTGCCCTGGGGGGTGAACACCCTGCTCCTCAGGGGGCTTTATGCCCTGGGGCGGATACGGGAGGCGGTTTTCGCCAGCGCCCTGGTCTTCCTCGCCAACACCCTGGGGTACTGGCTTCTTAAGGATGCCGGGCTTTTCGCCCTGAACCTGGCCACCGCCCTGGCGGGGTATTTGGGGCTTTTCCTTTACCTTCGCCTCCTTAAGCGGGAGGGGGTGGGGATTCCAGAGCTACCGGGCTTCCTTCTAAAAGCCTTACTGGCAGGGCTTCCCGTGGCCTCGCTCGGGTGGGTTCTTGGGAGGGTCTTCCCCGCGGCCCAGGCGGGGGAAGCCCTTTTGCCCCTCCTTCTTGGGGGGGGTTTGGGGCTTGGGGTTTTCCTGCTTGCCGCTTGGCTTCTTGGCCTGCCCCTTAAGGCCCTCCTTGCCAGGACTCCCGCAGGCGGAAATAGAGGGGTTTAA